The Candidatus Margulisiibacteriota bacterium genome segment ACATATTCATATTTTTATTTATTAGTTTGGCTTATTCCGTGACATTTCAGGATGGGTACAACAAGTTTGTCGTTGGTGATTATCAGCAGGCGATAGATATTTTTCAAAAACTTTTAGCTGAAACGCCAGAAGATTATAAAACTACACTTTGGATAGGAAAGTCATGTTTTTATTTAGGTGATCAGAAAAAGGCCATAGACACACTTATTAAGGCTGTAAAGTTGAATCCTGAGGATACTGAGGCTAAAGAATTATTAGAACAAGTAGAGTATGTCCGAGGATATAAAAAAGTAGCAGAAATGTATTATCATAAAGGGTACTTCGCTTATATGAAAGGCGACTATCAAACTGCAAAAGATAATTATTGGCAGGCGATTTTGCTAGATTCAGAGGTTTCTAAGTATCATGTCTGGCATCTTCGTTCTTTGATAGGACTGGGGGAGTTAAGTAAGGCCAGAGCTGAGTTAGATTATGCTGTTAAACTTAAACCCTATGATAACTCTCTTTCTATTTTAGGGAGTGAAGAGTTAAGGTTGGTA includes the following:
- a CDS encoding tetratricopeptide repeat protein: MRRHIFIFLFISLAYSVTFQDGYNKFVVGDYQQAIDIFQKLLAETPEDYKTTLWIGKSCFYLGDQKKAIDTLIKAVKLNPEDTEAKELLEQVEYVRGYKKVAEMYYHKGYFAYMKGDYQTAKDNYWQAILLDSEVSKYHVWHLRSLIGLGELSKARAELDYAVKLKPYDNSLSILGSEELRLVKPDKEYYDLLVNLKHKKLINKTEEVTVVPAINSTKKTIKASLANDISAVSMNTLVNKTKTTAVKEVVLSKNEEFVSEIPTLNPSMLRKESSAFQGNTTKARFSF